A part of Prevotella melaninogenica genomic DNA contains:
- a CDS encoding efflux RND transporter permease subunit: MTFTNFIKRPVLSTVISIFFVLLGIIGLVSLPIEQYPNIAPPTISISTFYQGADAQTVLNSVITPLEESINGVENMTYMESTATNAGMAMITVYFKQGADPNMAAVNVQNRVSQAQALLPAEVTRVGVTVSKRQSSNVVMYSLTTDDGRYDDEFLTNYNNINIVPMLKRINGVGDVQTPGMKTYSMRIWLYPDKMKQHKLVPSDVSMALVEQNIEAAPGSFGEQSNQKFEYTMRYKGRLKTPEEYGNIIISSNTNGQTVHLRDVAKVELGGLQYSVMMKNNSRPAVIGMVNQIAGSNATQIADDVKTALADAQKQMPPGMKVTIEQDVTEFLFASIQEVVFTLFITLLLVFFVVYIFLQDICSTLIPMIAVPVALIGTFFFLWVFGFSINLLTLSALLLAIAIVVDDAIVVVEAVHAKLDLGYKSAMTAAIDAMNEISGAIISITLVMSAVFVPVSFIGGTSGTFYREFGVTMAVSIIISALNALTLSPALCAIFLKPHSKDEGHKKLSRVDRFHMAFNTQYDKINTKYQRIVEKSINHRWISSLAVILGIVALIVTMKFTQTGLVPNEDTGTLFAMISLPPGTSQVETQKVTDQIDKMLASNPYIERREQIVGYNFMAGQGSNQSTFIIKLKPFAEREYGMIDRIKSVFDGAGIAGLFIDPTSSNMILGMIYKQTSSIKGAQIIAFGPPMIPGYGLSNGVSFVLQDKTGGDLNKFYKVAQDYLAALNKRPEFSRALTTYNPNYPQYMVDVDVAKAKQAGTSPAAILSVLQGYYGGMYASNFNAYGKLFRVMIQGTPESRMSEDGLTNIYVRTAGGMAPVSEFCTLKRVYGPSNITRFNLFTSISISATPADGYSSGQAIQAAEEVAKQVLPQGYGYDFSGLTRSERESSNSTALIFALCIVFVYLILSAQYESYILPLAVILSIPLGLSGAFIFTLIFGHSNDIYMQISLIMLIGLLAKNAILIVEFALERRRTGMAIKYAAILGAGARLRPILMTSLAMVIGLLPLMFASGVGHNGNQTLGAAAVGGMLIGTLCQVFVVPALFVFFQHLQERIKPINFEDEASRDVIKELEKLSKGPAVDYKIEE; this comes from the coding sequence ATGACATTTACGAATTTTATTAAACGACCGGTATTGTCAACGGTTATATCAATCTTCTTTGTACTCTTGGGTATCATTGGATTGGTATCACTGCCTATTGAACAATATCCGAATATTGCCCCTCCTACGATTTCGATTTCGACATTTTATCAGGGAGCAGATGCACAGACCGTGCTGAATTCTGTTATCACACCATTGGAAGAGAGTATCAATGGTGTTGAGAACATGACCTATATGGAATCAACTGCAACCAATGCTGGTATGGCAATGATTACGGTTTACTTCAAGCAGGGTGCAGATCCAAATATGGCAGCTGTCAACGTACAGAACCGTGTGTCACAAGCACAGGCATTGTTGCCAGCTGAGGTGACACGTGTGGGTGTGACGGTATCAAAGCGTCAGAGTTCAAACGTTGTGATGTATTCATTGACAACAGATGACGGACGATATGATGACGAGTTCTTGACGAACTATAACAATATCAATATCGTGCCAATGTTGAAGCGTATCAATGGTGTTGGTGACGTACAGACACCGGGTATGAAGACTTACTCTATGCGTATATGGCTATATCCTGATAAGATGAAGCAGCATAAGCTGGTTCCATCAGATGTATCTATGGCTTTGGTAGAACAGAATATTGAGGCTGCACCGGGTTCATTTGGTGAGCAGAGTAATCAGAAGTTTGAGTATACCATGCGTTATAAGGGACGTCTAAAGACCCCAGAGGAGTATGGTAATATCATTATTTCAAGCAATACCAATGGTCAAACAGTTCACTTGCGCGATGTAGCAAAGGTTGAGTTAGGTGGTCTGCAGTATTCAGTTATGATGAAGAACAACAGCCGTCCTGCTGTTATTGGTATGGTAAACCAGATCGCTGGTTCAAATGCTACACAGATTGCAGATGATGTGAAGACTGCCTTGGCTGATGCTCAGAAGCAGATGCCGCCGGGCATGAAAGTTACAATTGAGCAGGATGTAACAGAGTTCCTCTTTGCTTCAATCCAAGAGGTAGTCTTTACATTGTTTATAACTCTTTTATTGGTATTTTTCGTTGTGTATATCTTCTTGCAGGACATTTGTTCAACGTTAATTCCAATGATTGCAGTTCCTGTGGCTTTGATAGGAACCTTCTTCTTCCTTTGGGTATTTGGATTCTCCATCAACCTGCTGACACTCTCGGCGTTGCTGTTGGCAATTGCCATTGTGGTCGATGATGCCATCGTGGTCGTTGAGGCTGTACATGCAAAGCTCGACTTAGGTTATAAGAGTGCGATGACAGCAGCTATTGATGCAATGAACGAAATCTCTGGTGCTATTATCTCTATTACTTTGGTGATGTCAGCCGTGTTTGTTCCTGTATCCTTTATTGGTGGAACCTCTGGCACATTCTATCGTGAGTTCGGTGTAACGATGGCTGTGTCTATCATTATCTCTGCTTTGAACGCCTTGACACTTTCTCCAGCGCTTTGTGCTATCTTCCTGAAACCACATAGTAAGGATGAGGGTCATAAGAAGTTGTCACGTGTTGACCGTTTCCACATGGCTTTCAATACGCAGTATGACAAGATAAACACAAAGTATCAGAGGATTGTTGAGAAGAGCATCAACCATCGTTGGATTTCCAGTCTTGCGGTTATATTAGGTATTGTTGCACTTATCGTTACAATGAAATTCACACAGACTGGTCTTGTTCCAAATGAGGATACGGGTACATTGTTTGCAATGATTAGTTTGCCACCGGGTACATCACAGGTTGAAACCCAGAAGGTGACCGACCAGATTGACAAAATGTTGGCAAGCAACCCATATATTGAGCGCCGTGAGCAGATTGTAGGTTACAACTTCATGGCAGGTCAGGGTTCTAACCAGTCAACCTTTATTATTAAGCTAAAGCCATTTGCCGAGCGTGAATATGGAATGATAGATCGTATTAAGTCTGTTTTTGATGGCGCAGGTATTGCGGGCTTGTTTATCGACCCTACATCATCGAATATGATTTTGGGTATGATTTACAAGCAGACATCAAGTATCAAGGGAGCACAGATTATTGCTTTCGGTCCTCCGATGATTCCTGGTTATGGTCTATCAAATGGTGTTTCTTTTGTATTGCAGGATAAGACTGGTGGCGATCTTAATAAGTTCTATAAGGTAGCACAGGATTATTTAGCAGCATTGAACAAGCGTCCAGAGTTTAGCCGTGCACTTACCACTTACAACCCTAACTATCCACAGTATATGGTTGATGTTGATGTGGCAAAGGCAAAGCAGGCTGGTACATCACCAGCTGCAATTCTCTCAGTATTGCAGGGATATTATGGTGGTATGTATGCCTCTAACTTTAATGCATATGGTAAACTCTTCCGTGTTATGATTCAGGGTACGCCAGAGAGTCGTATGAGTGAGGACGGACTGACCAATATCTATGTGAGAACGGCAGGTGGAATGGCACCTGTAAGTGAGTTTTGCACATTGAAGCGTGTTTATGGTCCATCAAACATTACTCGTTTCAACCTCTTTACCTCTATCTCTATCAGTGCTACTCCAGCTGATGGTTATTCTTCAGGTCAGGCTATTCAGGCTGCTGAGGAAGTAGCAAAGCAGGTGTTGCCACAGGGTTATGGTTATGATTTCTCAGGTCTGACACGTTCAGAGCGAGAGTCTTCTAACTCTACAGCATTGATTTTCGCTCTTTGTATCGTGTTTGTTTACTTGATTCTGAGTGCTCAGTACGAGAGTTATATCCTTCCATTGGCTGTTATCCTCTCTATCCCACTCGGTTTGTCTGGAGCATTCATCTTTACGTTAATCTTCGGACATAGCAACGATATCTATATGCAGATCTCATTGATTATGTTGATTGGTCTGTTGGCAAAGAATGCTATTCTTATCGTAGAGTTCGCTCTTGAGCGTCGTCGTACAGGTATGGCTATCAAGTATGCTGCTATCTTAGGAGCTGGTGCACGTCTCCGTCCTATCCTTATGACTTCTCTTGCAATGGTTATCGGTTTGTTGCCATTGATGTTTGCAAGTGGTGTAGGTCATAATGGTAACCAAACGTTAGGCGCAGCTGCTGTGGGAGGTATGCTTATCGGTACACTTTGTCAGGTGTTTGTTGTGCCAGCACTGTTCGTCTTCTTCCAGCACTTACAGGAGCGTATTAAGCCAATTAACTTTGAGGATGAGGCAAGTCGCGATGTAATCAAGGAACTTGAGAAGCTTTCAAAGGGACCTGCAGTGGATTATAAGATTGAAGAGTAG
- a CDS encoding efflux RND transporter periplasmic adaptor subunit — MKKKSILLSAIAAVAVLLTSCGGGGRQSLPTNNEYPVVTIGAANAQLKTTFPATIKGVQDVEVRPKVSGFITKLYVHEGEYVRVGQVLFVVDNSTYQAAVRQAEAQVASAQSGVAGAQARVVQANASLNSANAQAATSRLAYSNSKNLYNNKVIGDYEMEAAKNTYETAQAAVSQAQSGVASAKAAVVQAEAAVRQAQAMLATAKDNLGFCYVKSPASGYVGSLPYKEGALVSASSAQPVTTVSNTSSIEVYFSMTESDVLKLSRTNNGLNNAIKSFPSVSLLLADGTTYNHEGIVVKTSGIIDATTGTVSVIARFPNPEHLLKSGGSGQIVIAKTNNRALLVPQEATVQVQDKIFVYKVDADSKVHYTEITVDPQNDGMNYIVTSGLKMGDRIVSKGLSSLEDGADIKALTPAEYDKAIEKAEKLGENQGSASGFLKAMKGEGK, encoded by the coding sequence ATGAAGAAGAAAAGTATCTTACTATCTGCTATAGCAGCAGTTGCAGTGTTACTTACCAGTTGCGGTGGAGGAGGTAGACAAAGTCTTCCAACAAACAATGAGTATCCTGTAGTAACGATTGGTGCAGCTAATGCACAGTTGAAAACAACATTTCCAGCTACTATTAAGGGTGTGCAGGATGTTGAGGTACGTCCGAAGGTAAGTGGCTTTATAACAAAGCTGTATGTACATGAAGGCGAATATGTACGTGTGGGGCAGGTACTTTTTGTAGTAGATAACTCTACTTATCAGGCTGCTGTACGTCAGGCAGAGGCTCAGGTTGCTTCAGCACAGAGTGGTGTTGCTGGAGCTCAGGCTCGTGTCGTACAGGCTAATGCAAGTCTTAATTCTGCAAATGCTCAGGCTGCAACATCACGTTTGGCTTATAGTAACAGCAAGAACCTTTATAATAATAAGGTGATTGGTGATTATGAGATGGAAGCAGCTAAGAATACTTACGAGACAGCACAGGCTGCTGTTAGCCAAGCACAGAGTGGTGTAGCTTCCGCTAAAGCAGCTGTAGTACAGGCTGAAGCTGCTGTTCGTCAGGCACAGGCAATGCTTGCCACGGCTAAGGATAACCTAGGTTTCTGTTATGTGAAGAGTCCTGCATCGGGTTATGTAGGTAGTCTTCCTTATAAGGAGGGTGCTTTGGTAAGTGCATCTTCTGCACAGCCAGTTACCACTGTCAGCAATACATCTTCTATTGAAGTTTACTTTTCAATGACAGAGTCTGATGTATTAAAGCTCAGTCGTACTAATAATGGATTGAACAATGCCATCAAGTCTTTTCCAAGTGTAAGTCTGTTGTTGGCTGATGGTACAACTTATAACCACGAAGGTATAGTAGTTAAGACCAGCGGTATCATTGATGCAACAACTGGTACGGTGAGTGTTATTGCCCGTTTCCCTAACCCAGAACATTTGTTGAAGAGTGGTGGTAGCGGTCAGATTGTTATTGCAAAGACTAACAACCGAGCTTTGTTAGTTCCACAGGAAGCTACTGTACAGGTTCAGGATAAGATCTTTGTATATAAGGTTGATGCTGATAGTAAGGTACACTATACCGAGATTACAGTTGATCCACAGAATGATGGAATGAACTACATCGTGACAAGTGGTCTTAAGATGGGTGACCGAATTGTGAGCAAGGGTCTTTCAAGTCTTGAAGATGGTGCAGATATTAAGGCACTTACTCCTGCAGAGTATGATAAAGCCATTGAGAAAGCAGAGAAACTTGGCGAGAACCAAGGTTCTGCATCAGGCTTTCTCAAAGCTATGAAAGGCGAAGGTAAGTAG
- a CDS encoding CCA tRNA nucleotidyltransferase has product MRDLSDAELAQLIDKEIFHHISTAADKLGLECYVVGGYVRDLFLERPSNDIDVVVVGSGIQVASELKAILGKKAHLSVFRNFGTAQVKYKNIEVEFVGARKESYSHDSRKPIVEDGTLEDDQDRRDFTINAMAVCLNKGRFGELVDPFGGVDDLWDGIIRTPLDPDVTFSDDPLRMMRCVRFATQLNFFIEDETFEALERNAERIKIISGERIEEELNKIMMTPTPSKGFIELYRCGLLQLILPELVALDVVETRNGRAHKNNFYHTLEVLDNICKYTDNLWLRWSALLHDVGKAKCKRWDPIAGWTFHNHNFVGAKMVPNIFRRLKLPMDSKMKYVQKQVDLHMRPIAIADEEVTDSAVRRLMNDAGDDIDDLMTLCEADITSKNAARKQRFLDNFRIVREKLKDLKDRDYKRLLQPCVDGNEIMEMFNLKPSREVGVLKKTLKDAVLDNRVPNEREPLLALLREKAKELGITS; this is encoded by the coding sequence ATGCGAGATCTCTCAGATGCCGAATTGGCACAGCTTATAGATAAAGAAATATTTCATCATATTTCAACTGCGGCTGATAAACTCGGCTTAGAATGCTATGTCGTAGGTGGTTACGTACGTGACCTGTTCTTGGAACGTCCGTCAAACGATATAGATGTTGTGGTAGTTGGAAGTGGTATTCAGGTTGCAAGTGAATTGAAAGCTATCTTGGGTAAGAAGGCTCATTTGTCGGTTTTCCGTAATTTTGGTACAGCACAAGTAAAGTACAAGAATATTGAGGTTGAATTTGTCGGGGCAAGAAAGGAAAGTTATAGTCACGATAGTAGGAAACCAATAGTAGAAGATGGCACATTAGAAGATGATCAGGATCGTCGTGACTTTACGATTAATGCAATGGCAGTTTGCTTGAATAAGGGTCGTTTCGGCGAATTAGTTGACCCTTTTGGTGGTGTTGACGACCTTTGGGATGGTATTATCCGCACACCGCTCGACCCTGATGTGACTTTCTCTGATGACCCCTTGCGTATGATGCGTTGTGTTCGTTTTGCCACACAACTCAACTTCTTTATCGAAGACGAGACTTTCGAGGCTTTAGAGCGTAATGCTGAACGTATCAAAATCATTAGTGGGGAACGTATAGAGGAGGAGTTGAATAAGATAATGATGACGCCAACGCCAAGTAAGGGCTTTATAGAACTCTATCGTTGTGGTCTTCTACAGCTAATTCTTCCAGAGCTTGTAGCACTTGATGTTGTAGAAACAAGAAATGGACGTGCTCACAAGAATAACTTCTATCATACGCTTGAGGTGTTGGATAATATCTGTAAGTACACGGATAATCTTTGGTTACGCTGGTCGGCATTGTTGCATGATGTGGGCAAGGCAAAATGCAAGCGTTGGGACCCTATAGCAGGATGGACCTTCCATAATCATAACTTTGTAGGTGCAAAGATGGTTCCAAATATCTTTCGTCGTCTTAAACTTCCGATGGATAGTAAGATGAAATATGTTCAGAAACAAGTCGACTTGCACATGCGCCCGATTGCTATTGCCGATGAAGAAGTAACAGATTCTGCTGTACGTCGACTGATGAATGACGCAGGTGATGATATTGATGACTTGATGACACTCTGTGAGGCAGATATAACAAGTAAAAATGCTGCCCGCAAACAGCGTTTCTTAGACAACTTCCGTATTGTTCGTGAGAAACTAAAAGACTTGAAGGACCGTGATTATAAGCGTCTTTTACAACCTTGTGTTGATGGAAACGAGATAATGGAAATGTTTAATCTGAAGCCGAGTAGGGAAGTGGGTGTACTTAAAAAGACGCTGAAAGATGCCGTACTTGACAATCGTGTTCCTAATGAACGTGAACCTCTTTTAGCTTTATTACGCGAAAAGGCGAAGGAACTTGGCATAACTTCTTAA
- a CDS encoding DUF1599 domain-containing protein — protein sequence MASQLTKTQQEFQDVLAECRSLFGKKLHDYGASWRILRPSSLTDQLFIKAKRIRSLEITGESLVGEGIRPEFIALINYSIVGLIQLAKGFVDSVDMTPDEALALYDSYAKESYELMIKKNHDYGEAWRDMRVSSYTDLILTKIERIKEIEDLGGATLVSEGVDANYMDIMNYAVFGAIKLHE from the coding sequence ATGGCAAGTCAACTGACAAAGACACAGCAGGAATTTCAAGATGTGCTCGCAGAGTGCAGAAGTCTTTTTGGGAAGAAGCTCCACGACTATGGCGCTTCATGGCGTATTCTGCGCCCATCTTCCCTTACCGATCAGCTCTTTATTAAGGCTAAACGCATCCGTTCTTTGGAGATTACGGGTGAAAGTTTGGTGGGTGAAGGTATCCGTCCTGAGTTTATCGCATTGATAAATTACAGTATCGTAGGACTTATCCAGTTGGCAAAAGGCTTTGTCGACAGCGTTGACATGACACCTGATGAGGCATTGGCACTTTACGACAGCTACGCAAAGGAATCTTACGAGCTGATGATAAAGAAGAATCATGACTATGGCGAGGCTTGGCGCGACATGCGTGTAAGCAGCTATACTGACCTTATCCTAACAAAAATTGAGCGTATCAAGGAGATTGAAGACCTTGGTGGTGCAACACTTGTCAGTGAAGGTGTCGATGCCAATTACATGGATATAATGAACTACGCTGTCTTTGGAGCCATCAAACTACATGAGTAA
- a CDS encoding BT_3928 family protein, with the protein MSKIKSILVILSRALLALTFIFSGFVKAIDPLGSQYKIAEYLEAVQLSAYIPDWAQLMISVGLAAIEFTLGMMILLAIRRRLASKISLFLMVVMTLVTLWLTVSNPIQDCGCFGDAIHLTNTQTFIKNLILLTAAIILSRWPLYQIRFVSKTNQWIAFYFTIVFIITASTLSLYNLPIFDFRPYYIGQNIKKAMEIPKGAKQTTYKTTFICEKDGVTKEFTENDYPYDDSTWVFKDTHQEILEKGYEPPIHDFSITDEKTGEDLTDSILTKDGYTFLLVAPVLERADDSNFGEIDAIYEYAKENGYGFYGLTASTDKAVKHWRDITGAEYPFYTTDGTTLKTIIRSNPGLVLLYKGTIINKWSHNDLPKQAELNAPLSLIEIGREPENKTWTKIVLILICYIFPLAFLIAADRIWSWTRWIRKREEWLKQKEEWLIQKEQSNKLYQLLKRKRQMRKKIVAGNWKMNETLQEGIALAKEINDSLKAEKPNCDVVICTPFIHLASVAQVLDAEGVALGAENCADKEKGAYTGEVSAAMVKSTGAQYVILGHSERRQYYGETAEILKEKVQLALANGLKVIFCCGETLEEREANKQNEVVKAELEGSVFHLSAEDWKNIVLAYEPIWAIGTGKTATSDQAQEMLAYIRSIVAEKYGKEAAEDTTILYGGSCNASNAAELFSKSDIDGGLIGGASLKAADFKAIIDAWKK; encoded by the coding sequence ATGAGTAAAATAAAGTCCATACTGGTAATTCTCAGCCGTGCGCTACTTGCTTTGACATTCATCTTCTCTGGATTTGTCAAGGCGATTGACCCTTTAGGTTCGCAATATAAGATTGCAGAATACTTAGAGGCAGTACAGCTGTCGGCATATATTCCAGACTGGGCACAACTGATGATATCAGTCGGACTGGCTGCAATTGAGTTCACCTTAGGTATGATGATTCTACTCGCCATTCGCCGACGACTTGCCAGCAAGATATCACTATTCCTCATGGTAGTGATGACGCTTGTGACCCTCTGGCTTACGGTGAGCAATCCTATACAAGACTGTGGATGCTTTGGTGATGCCATTCACCTCACAAACACACAGACTTTCATCAAGAACCTTATACTCTTGACTGCTGCCATCATCCTTTCACGTTGGCCGCTTTATCAGATACGCTTTGTATCAAAAACCAATCAGTGGATAGCATTCTACTTCACTATTGTCTTTATAATCACAGCCTCTACACTGAGTCTTTATAATCTGCCTATCTTCGATTTCCGTCCTTATTATATTGGTCAGAACATCAAGAAAGCAATGGAGATTCCCAAAGGTGCGAAGCAGACAACCTACAAAACAACCTTTATCTGCGAGAAAGATGGTGTAACAAAAGAGTTCACTGAGAATGATTACCCATACGATGACTCAACATGGGTATTCAAAGATACACATCAGGAGATTCTCGAAAAAGGCTATGAACCTCCTATCCACGACTTCTCTATTACAGACGAAAAGACAGGAGAAGACCTTACCGATAGCATTCTAACCAAAGATGGATATACCTTCTTGCTCGTTGCCCCAGTCTTGGAGCGTGCCGATGATAGTAACTTTGGTGAGATTGATGCTATCTATGAATATGCGAAAGAGAATGGTTATGGTTTCTATGGACTCACAGCAAGTACGGATAAAGCCGTAAAACACTGGCGAGATATTACTGGAGCGGAGTATCCTTTCTATACAACGGATGGTACAACCCTAAAAACCATTATCCGAAGTAATCCTGGTTTGGTGTTGCTCTATAAAGGAACTATCATCAATAAGTGGAGTCATAACGACCTGCCAAAACAAGCAGAGCTGAACGCACCTTTATCACTTATTGAAATAGGACGTGAACCCGAGAATAAGACATGGACGAAGATTGTACTGATTCTGATTTGCTATATCTTCCCATTAGCATTCCTTATCGCTGCTGATCGTATATGGTCGTGGACACGATGGATAAGAAAACGTGAAGAATGGTTGAAGCAAAAGGAAGAATGGTTAATACAAAAAGAACAATCAAATAAATTATATCAACTTTTAAAACGTAAAAGACAAATGAGAAAGAAAATTGTTGCAGGTAACTGGAAAATGAACGAGACTCTGCAGGAAGGTATTGCTTTGGCAAAGGAAATTAACGACTCACTGAAGGCAGAGAAGCCAAATTGTGATGTTGTTATCTGTACTCCATTCATTCACCTTGCAAGTGTTGCACAGGTATTGGACGCTGAGGGCGTTGCACTCGGTGCTGAAAACTGCGCTGACAAGGAGAAGGGTGCTTACACAGGTGAGGTTTCTGCCGCTATGGTAAAGAGCACTGGTGCACAGTATGTAATCCTCGGTCACTCAGAGCGTCGCCAGTACTATGGTGAGACAGCAGAGATTTTGAAGGAGAAAGTACAGTTGGCATTGGCTAACGGCTTGAAGGTTATCTTCTGTTGTGGTGAGACACTCGAGGAGCGTGAGGCTAATAAGCAGAACGAAGTAGTAAAGGCAGAACTTGAGGGTTCAGTATTCCACCTTTCAGCTGAGGACTGGAAGAACATCGTCTTGGCTTATGAGCCAATTTGGGCTATCGGTACTGGCAAGACAGCTACATCTGATCAGGCTCAGGAGATGTTAGCTTACATCCGCTCAATCGTTGCTGAGAAGTATGGCAAAGAGGCTGCAGAGGACACAACAATCCTCTATGGTGGTAGCTGTAACGCAAGCAACGCTGCTGAATTGTTCAGCAAGTCAGATATCGACGGTGGCTTGATTGGTGGTGCTTCATTGAAGGCTGCTGACTTCAAGGCTATCATTGATGCTTGGAAGAAGTAA
- a CDS encoding SPOR domain-containing protein — translation MKRLLTIIVFMLTAVVAVNAQGSVTVSQSSEIDALVNGKKAQKKNNKNQKKVESQNETARPTIKTPDTKQLVVPKIEDHKPEIARPDNSTLQPIRTKIVKRLVRRPHVPSWDEVEDTRIVTKRIKKGTQKVRGFRVQVYSGGNTRIAHQQADKAGQKAKQLFPDQPVYVHFYPPRWMCLVGNFTDYNAAKKIMRTLRKEGYPHANIIRMMVSIKTSQVVDE, via the coding sequence ATGAAAAGGCTCCTTACAATCATAGTTTTTATGCTGACAGCTGTTGTGGCTGTTAATGCTCAAGGGTCAGTAACGGTATCACAAAGTTCCGAGATTGACGCATTGGTAAATGGCAAGAAAGCACAAAAGAAGAATAATAAAAACCAAAAGAAAGTAGAGAGTCAAAACGAGACTGCACGTCCAACAATCAAAACGCCAGACACAAAACAGCTCGTTGTACCAAAGATTGAAGACCATAAACCAGAGATTGCACGCCCCGACAACAGTACCTTACAACCTATCAGAACAAAGATTGTCAAGCGTTTAGTCAGAAGACCGCACGTCCCTTCTTGGGATGAGGTTGAAGACACGCGGATTGTGACCAAACGTATCAAGAAAGGTACACAGAAAGTAAGAGGCTTCCGTGTACAAGTTTATAGTGGTGGTAATACTCGTATTGCACACCAACAAGCAGACAAGGCGGGGCAAAAAGCGAAGCAACTCTTCCCTGACCAACCTGTTTATGTACACTTCTACCCACCACGTTGGATGTGTCTTGTTGGCAACTTTACCGACTACAATGCTGCAAAGAAGATAATGCGTACACTCCGTAAGGAGGGTTACCCACATGCCAACATCATCCGTATGATGGTATCTATCAAGACATCACAAGTTGTAGATGAGTAA
- the folE gene encoding GTP cyclohydrolase I FolE — protein sequence MTPETPFREGLDELASHYKQVLTLLGEDPEREGLEKTPMRVAKAMQVLTRGYTQDPHKVLTDALFEEKYNQMVIVKDIDFFSMCEHHMLPFYGKAHVAYIPNGYITGLSKIARVVDIFSHRLQVQERLTEQVMQCINDTLKPQGVMVVIEAKHMCMQMRGVEKQNSITTTSAYSGVFESSKTRNEFMDLLRGETKRI from the coding sequence ATGACTCCCGAAACACCATTCCGTGAAGGATTAGACGAACTTGCATCACACTACAAACAGGTGCTTACTCTCTTAGGAGAAGACCCCGAGAGAGAAGGTTTGGAGAAGACTCCAATGCGTGTTGCAAAGGCAATGCAGGTACTTACACGTGGCTATACACAAGACCCTCATAAGGTATTGACTGATGCTTTGTTTGAAGAAAAGTACAACCAGATGGTGATTGTGAAAGATATTGACTTCTTCTCTATGTGCGAACACCATATGCTTCCTTTCTATGGCAAGGCGCATGTGGCATATATTCCAAACGGATATATCACTGGATTGAGCAAGATTGCACGTGTTGTAGACATCTTCTCACATCGACTACAAGTGCAGGAACGCCTGACAGAGCAGGTAATGCAGTGCATCAATGACACACTGAAACCGCAAGGTGTGATGGTTGTTATCGAAGCAAAGCACATGTGTATGCAGATGCGTGGTGTAGAAAAACAGAACTCTATTACCACAACAAGTGCTTATAGCGGTGTTTTTGAATCAAGTAAAACACGTAATGAGTTCATGGATTTGCTACGCGGAGAGACCAAGAGAATATAA
- a CDS encoding DUF4840 domain-containing protein has protein sequence MKRTMTAAIMLLCTFALTVMTTGCSSDNNEVEHQKSVEQVLNNMVGIYEGTLGFTYGTSTATSSSLGWKTICKVDKDHNIIFDQFPYHTLANGVSKKGLVGVASPLLATLQKVENSPLKIKIEAVGLNYNRTELFIVPDVKFNVTGTKEIYELSGQIRSSRNNYYTMSTSEINIEFTVNKLVRINKEHGTALVENDFDMPVTYYLKVKRVK, from the coding sequence ATGAAAAGAACAATGACAGCAGCGATAATGCTATTATGTACATTCGCTTTAACAGTGATGACCACAGGATGTTCCAGTGACAACAATGAAGTAGAGCATCAGAAAAGTGTAGAACAAGTTCTTAACAATATGGTTGGGATCTATGAAGGGACACTGGGGTTTACCTATGGAACATCCACAGCAACTTCAAGTAGCTTGGGATGGAAGACAATTTGTAAGGTAGATAAGGATCACAATATTATCTTTGATCAATTTCCTTACCACACATTGGCTAATGGTGTGTCAAAGAAAGGATTGGTCGGAGTAGCATCACCTTTACTTGCAACACTGCAAAAAGTAGAGAACAGTCCACTTAAAATAAAAATTGAAGCTGTTGGATTGAATTATAATAGAACAGAACTTTTTATCGTTCCAGATGTGAAGTTTAATGTAACAGGCACTAAAGAGATATACGAACTATCAGGACAAATTAGGTCATCAAGAAACAACTATTATACAATGAGCACATCAGAAATAAACATAGAGTTCACTGTAAATAAGTTGGTGAGAATTAATAAAGAACATGGGACGGCATTAGTTGAAAATGATTTTGATATGCCTGTGACCTATTATTTGAAAGTAAAAAGAGTTAAATGA